One part of the Cyclobacteriaceae bacterium genome encodes these proteins:
- a CDS encoding carbon-nitrogen hydrolase family protein: MKISIAQIKPIKGNILANIESHKKFINNALIYNVEAIFFPELSLTGYEPELANELATHQNDNRLDIFQEISDKDRIIIGLGLPTKTKSKIRISMIIFEPNKPRQTYSKQQLHSDELPYFENGVGQIIITKDKIKIAPAICYESLQPKHSKNAFKLGTDIYLASVAKSNNGIETAFMYYPTIAKRYSMPVLMSNCVGFCDNFLSVGKSSVWSKSGALVGQLNDKSEGILIFDTETEEVIEKIM, encoded by the coding sequence ATGAAAATTAGCATTGCACAGATAAAACCAATAAAGGGAAATATTTTAGCCAATATTGAATCACATAAGAAATTCATTAACAATGCTTTGATATATAATGTAGAAGCGATATTCTTTCCCGAACTTTCATTGACTGGTTACGAACCAGAACTTGCAAATGAACTAGCTACTCATCAAAATGACAATCGTTTAGACATATTTCAAGAGATAAGCGACAAAGACAGAATCATAATAGGACTTGGTCTACCAACAAAGACAAAATCAAAAATCCGAATAAGTATGATAATTTTTGAACCAAACAAACCAAGACAAACTTATTCAAAGCAACAACTACATTCGGATGAACTTCCATATTTTGAAAACGGAGTTGGACAAATTATAATTACGAAAGACAAGATTAAAATCGCCCCAGCGATTTGTTATGAAAGTTTACAACCCAAACATTCCAAAAACGCTTTCAAGCTTGGTACTGACATTTATTTAGCAAGTGTTGCAAAATCTAATAATGGTATTGAAACTGCATTTATGTATTACCCGACAATAGCTAAGCGATACTCAATGCCCGTGTTAATGTCCAACTGCGTAGGTTTTTGCGACAATTTTTTAAGTGTTGGGAAAAGTTCTGTTTGGTCAAAAAGTGGAGCCTTGGTTGGGCAACTAAATGACAAATCAGAAGGGATTTTAATTTTCGACACGGAGACTGAAGAAGTAATTGAGAAAATAATGTAA
- a CDS encoding helix-turn-helix transcriptional regulator yields the protein MNYEEIKTNGYLSSFVKCFWTFETSTQAVEHTILPDGYFDLLVEIKNEKVFKIKLTGIWTIPVDIKTEKYTKIFAIRFKPLATICFEFVNFKTLLNSSMVLTNNFLELDTLPLGNFASFCQQMTNNLEKKILLTKPVCKRRILLFEQIFQKTTYNVKELATKSYLTSRQINRFFNSDYGLSLKTYIDIIRCNETFKSIVKNDLNPQSEYFDQAHFIKEVKKFTGVTPKKLSQNKNDRFLQLLTLKAI from the coding sequence ATGAATTACGAAGAAATAAAAACAAACGGTTATCTTTCAAGTTTTGTTAAGTGCTTTTGGACTTTTGAAACCTCGACACAAGCTGTTGAACATACAATTTTGCCAGACGGTTATTTTGATTTATTAGTTGAAATTAAAAACGAGAAAGTTTTCAAAATTAAACTTACAGGTATTTGGACAATTCCGGTAGACATTAAAACAGAGAAATACACCAAAATATTTGCAATACGTTTTAAACCTCTTGCAACAATTTGTTTTGAATTTGTAAATTTTAAAACTCTATTAAACTCTTCAATGGTTCTAACCAATAATTTTCTTGAATTAGACACACTACCATTGGGCAACTTCGCAAGTTTCTGCCAACAAATGACTAATAATTTAGAAAAGAAAATTTTATTAACGAAACCGGTTTGTAAAAGGAGAATTTTGTTATTTGAACAAATATTCCAAAAGACAACCTATAATGTTAAAGAGCTTGCAACTAAATCATACTTGACAAGCAGACAAATAAATCGTTTTTTCAATTCAGACTATGGGTTATCATTAAAGACATATATCGACATAATTAGATGCAATGAAACTTTCAAAAGTATTGTAAAAAATGATCTCAATCCTCAATCAGAATATTTTGATCAAGCACACTTCATTAAAGAAGTTAAAAAATTTACGGGGGTTACACCAAAAAAACTTAGCCAAAACAAGAATGACCGATTTTTACAATTACTAACCCTCAAAGCAATTTAA
- a CDS encoding VOC family protein — MVKLGYTILYVSDVTKSLEFYEKAFGFDIKFITPENDYGELLTGETTISFVSKELANSNLKNGFIESSQLDKPFGIELALVTDNVQSIIDKAIKLGALVTEHPIQKPWGQTVGYIRDIDGFLLEICTPMK, encoded by the coding sequence ATGGTAAAGTTAGGATACACAATTTTATACGTTTCAGACGTAACAAAGTCACTTGAGTTTTATGAAAAAGCATTCGGATTTGATATAAAATTTATTACACCAGAAAATGACTATGGCGAACTTCTTACAGGAGAAACAACAATTTCGTTCGTTTCTAAAGAATTAGCAAATTCAAATTTAAAAAACGGGTTTATTGAAAGTTCGCAATTGGATAAACCTTTTGGAATAGAATTAGCTTTAGTTACTGACAATGTTCAATCAATCATTGACAAGGCGATAAAACTTGGTGCATTAGTTACTGAACATCCAATCCAAAAACCTTGGGGACAAACTGTTGGTTACATTCGTGACATTGACGGATTTCTACTTGAAATTTGTACACCCATGAAATAA
- a CDS encoding N-acetyltransferase — translation MNILQQQNGNKGSFYIEENNQRLAQMTYSMAGEKLMIIDHTEVSDVLRGKGAGKQLVEATVQHARNNTLKILPLCPFAKSVFDKTIAYHDVLDK, via the coding sequence ATGAACATCTTACAACAGCAGAACGGCAACAAGGGCTCGTTCTATATCGAAGAAAACAATCAGCGCTTAGCCCAAATGACCTACTCCATGGCCGGTGAAAAACTGATGATTATTGACCATACCGAGGTATCGGATGTGTTGCGCGGCAAAGGTGCAGGCAAACAACTGGTAGAGGCAACCGTGCAACATGCCCGTAACAATACCTTAAAAATTTTACCCTTGTGCCCGTTTGCCAAATCGGTGTTCGATAAAACAATAGCCTATCATGATGTGTTAGATAAATAA
- a CDS encoding META domain-containing protein yields MNKLLVSLLAVTLFIGCKPDEPSITEVDWKLTLLNGKDYASLQQPITITFSPDNKVAGHAGCNRYFGSYKKSQAELSFSQMGATKMFCDGKMEIEDSFLKALAEVDRFVVSENKLRLQKGERILMEFAK; encoded by the coding sequence ATGAATAAACTTTTGGTCAGCCTGCTGGCGGTTACGCTATTTATCGGTTGTAAACCTGACGAACCTTCCATTACGGAAGTGGATTGGAAATTAACCTTGCTTAACGGAAAAGATTATGCTTCGCTGCAGCAACCCATAACCATTACCTTTTCACCCGACAACAAAGTAGCCGGACATGCCGGATGCAACCGGTACTTTGGTTCGTATAAAAAAAGCCAGGCTGAACTTTCTTTTAGCCAGATGGGTGCCACCAAAATGTTTTGTGACGGCAAAATGGAAATTGAAGATTCGTTCCTGAAGGCCCTGGCTGAAGTAGACCGTTTTGTTGTTTCTGAAAATAAACTACGTTTACAAAAAGGCGAACGTATTCTTATGGAGTTCGCCAAGTAG
- a CDS encoding tetratricopeptide repeat protein: MASQNNEPASANRWLIIAGIFALAWALFWSVDALIMYLCLGGAAFSIAQFIIKRWDQKVPAQRGPVTSSEGLGNWIKKLQQANPADPAFRKTVVILILGSSISFVVLIIVLGVIFGDNDYDQVPNIQRARDFYYSNQYDSAAYYYSLAALDDPENPDIYVEHGNVYFITERFSDALSQYDKALALDARHSDAQYNKGLVYFEQKRYREAIRMTTNILYYDPSYYQAMLLVGDCHYNLNQPDSALRFYEGAYVNNYRSSQLTHMMAYLYDNRGNQQRAIELYRETLGLDSANADVYERLGELLPPQEANWYRTRAAQLKKGTDW, encoded by the coding sequence ATGGCCTCGCAAAATAATGAGCCTGCTTCTGCAAACCGATGGCTGATTATCGCGGGCATTTTTGCTTTGGCGTGGGCATTGTTCTGGTCGGTTGATGCATTGATCATGTACCTCTGCCTTGGCGGGGCAGCATTTTCTATTGCTCAATTTATTATTAAAAGATGGGATCAGAAAGTTCCGGCACAGCGAGGACCGGTAACTTCCAGTGAAGGATTGGGCAACTGGATTAAAAAGTTGCAGCAAGCCAACCCGGCCGATCCGGCATTCAGGAAAACTGTTGTTATCCTTATACTGGGCTCTTCCATTTCATTTGTAGTATTGATTATAGTACTGGGTGTTATTTTCGGGGATAATGATTATGACCAGGTACCCAACATTCAACGCGCACGCGATTTTTATTATAGTAATCAATACGATTCAGCTGCCTATTACTATAGTTTGGCAGCCCTTGACGACCCCGAGAACCCGGATATTTATGTAGAGCACGGCAACGTTTATTTTATCACTGAGCGTTTTAGCGATGCCCTTTCGCAATATGATAAAGCCCTTGCCCTGGATGCCCGGCACAGTGATGCACAATACAATAAGGGCCTGGTTTATTTTGAACAAAAGCGTTACCGTGAGGCCATCCGCATGACGACCAACATCTTATACTATGATCCTTCCTATTACCAGGCTATGTTGTTGGTGGGCGATTGTCATTACAACCTTAACCAACCGGATTCGGCACTTCGTTTTTATGAAGGAGCTTATGTAAACAATTACCGCAGTTCGCAGCTTACGCACATGATGGCGTACTTGTACGATAACCGCGGCAATCAACAAAGAGCTATTGAACTATACCGCGAAACCTTAGGCCTCGATAGTGCTAATGCTGATGTATACGAGCGCCTGGGCGAGCTGCTGCCCCCGCAGGAGGCAAACTGGTACCGGACTCGGGCTGCCCAATTAAAGAAGGGCACGGATTGGTAA
- a CDS encoding phosphatase PAP2 family protein, which produces MDTFLTWASAWHHNVFRKHLILTLGLLVACALAAPHIFRFVEAREGYVLPDPVLVALPAKQVSVYIFVILYIFIGMAIIILVQSPKAFLTALQAYLLITLFRFVTLLLVPLEAPPGLLPLQDPLVDKLFYQQPVTKDLFFSGHTGILALFFFLLGHNRQWNWLFGLASLAVGILLLVQHAHYTLDVLAAPAFAWLAVKVSPKLKV; this is translated from the coding sequence ATGGACACATTTTTAACCTGGGCATCCGCCTGGCACCATAATGTTTTTCGAAAACACCTCATACTTACCCTTGGGCTACTGGTGGCCTGTGCATTGGCAGCCCCACATATTTTCAGGTTTGTAGAAGCACGGGAAGGCTATGTTTTACCCGACCCAGTACTGGTTGCTCTTCCAGCAAAACAAGTTTCGGTTTACATTTTTGTTATCCTCTACATTTTTATCGGGATGGCGATAATCATACTGGTACAATCGCCAAAGGCATTTTTAACCGCCTTACAGGCATACCTGCTAATAACCTTATTCCGGTTTGTTACGCTTTTGCTGGTGCCGTTGGAGGCTCCCCCCGGCTTACTCCCTCTTCAGGATCCACTGGTCGATAAACTTTTCTACCAACAACCCGTAACCAAGGACCTGTTCTTTTCGGGACACACCGGTATATTGGCCCTTTTCTTCTTTTTATTGGGGCATAACCGGCAATGGAACTGGTTGTTTGGCCTGGCAAGCTTGGCGGTCGGTATACTTTTGTTGGTTCAGCATGCCCACTACACGTTGGATGTTTTGGCAGCACCGGCTTTTGCCTGGCTAGCTGTAAAAGTTTCCCCTAAACTTAAGGTTTAG
- a CDS encoding phytanoyl-CoA dioxygenase family protein, whose protein sequence is MTPQYPRFEFSNPLTQEHLDFFEKHGFIHFNGFIQQHAVELFRNEMKAIEQKWIAENIEKINGVPIKFGRDIDGRKIVQRFAFSSQHSTVLHEFLKDPRFEALFVLLGPGAQNVRIGENEKDGLVINHYINTDTSQFTKMGWHTDCLRDVFYGKKIMPMLNVGIHLTDAVENNGGLKLIPGSHKQNLMSLLFKKPYFINHQPDKNEIGLMTKAGDLTIHDGRLWHRVAQSSIVGEQSRRQVMYVPIICGDYMIKNENSPTPIYQRFYHLFK, encoded by the coding sequence ATGACACCTCAATACCCTCGGTTTGAATTTTCAAACCCATTAACCCAGGAGCACCTCGACTTCTTTGAAAAACATGGCTTCATACATTTCAACGGCTTTATCCAACAACATGCTGTTGAACTTTTCAGGAATGAAATGAAAGCCATTGAGCAGAAATGGATAGCCGAGAACATTGAAAAGATAAATGGTGTGCCCATCAAGTTCGGCCGCGATATTGATGGAAGAAAAATCGTTCAGCGCTTCGCGTTTAGCTCACAACATAGTACAGTATTACATGAATTTTTGAAAGACCCTCGGTTTGAAGCGCTTTTTGTGTTACTTGGACCCGGTGCCCAAAACGTTCGTATAGGCGAAAACGAAAAGGATGGACTTGTGATAAACCATTATATCAACACGGATACCAGCCAGTTCACCAAAATGGGCTGGCATACCGACTGCCTGCGCGATGTTTTTTATGGCAAAAAAATTATGCCCATGCTTAACGTTGGCATACATTTAACAGATGCCGTAGAAAACAACGGTGGACTAAAGCTTATACCGGGCTCGCACAAACAAAACCTGATGAGCCTGTTGTTTAAAAAACCTTACTTTATAAATCACCAGCCTGATAAAAACGAAATTGGCCTGATGACAAAAGCCGGAGACCTGACCATTCACGATGGCCGGTTATGGCACCGTGTGGCACAATCCTCAATTGTTGGTGAACAAAGCAGGCGACAGGTTATGTATGTTCCTATTATTTGCGGGGACTATATGATCAAAAATGAAAACAGCCCCACCCCCATTTACCAGCGGTTCTATCATTTGTTTAAATAA
- a CDS encoding SDR family oxidoreductase gives MQKAIVTGASKGLGKAIAYELAKKGYDLLLVARSEALLEQVAKEISHKFPAKTFTLPTDLSKPEAAAIIEKWCEQQNFQPNVLVNNAGYACWGMFDELSLEEQQAMMQVNLGTLVSLTYRLIPYLKKQPQAFILNVASTTAFQPFPTMTLYGAGKSFVRMFSKGLRHELRHTTISVTCLTPGPVDTEFINRAGMEAMKPTAEKFEMTPERVAQKGLKAMFNKKAEVIPGFTNLLLSKLTNLVPEHLQVKIVAGIYEKALQKGKR, from the coding sequence ATGCAAAAGGCCATTGTAACAGGTGCCAGCAAAGGGCTGGGAAAAGCCATTGCTTATGAACTGGCCAAAAAAGGTTACGACTTGCTTTTGGTAGCACGATCGGAAGCACTGCTTGAACAAGTAGCAAAAGAAATCAGCCATAAATTCCCTGCAAAAACATTCACGCTGCCAACTGACCTGAGCAAACCTGAAGCGGCAGCAATAATTGAAAAGTGGTGCGAGCAGCAAAACTTTCAACCCAATGTATTAGTAAACAATGCCGGCTATGCCTGTTGGGGGATGTTTGATGAACTTAGTTTAGAAGAACAACAAGCCATGATGCAGGTAAACCTGGGTACACTTGTATCGCTAACCTATAGGCTTATCCCTTACTTAAAGAAACAACCCCAGGCTTTTATCTTAAATGTGGCCAGCACAACGGCCTTTCAACCCTTCCCTACCATGACTCTTTATGGTGCCGGTAAATCTTTTGTGCGTATGTTTTCAAAGGGGCTACGGCATGAACTGCGTCATACCACTATTTCTGTAACCTGCCTTACCCCCGGGCCGGTAGATACTGAATTTATAAACCGGGCGGGCATGGAAGCGATGAAGCCAACAGCCGAAAAATTTGAAATGACACCTGAGCGCGTAGCCCAAAAAGGACTGAAGGCGATGTTCAACAAAAAAGCTGAAGTAATACCCGGATTCACCAATCTTTTGCTCAGCAAACTAACCAACCTGGTTCCTGAACACCTTCAGGTTAAAATTGTTGCCGGTATTTATGAGAAGGCCTTGCAGAAGGGTAAGCGTTGA
- a CDS encoding OmpA family protein — translation MKYFLLVLLLAGIFCSTPEANGQTTELKPGYYVTVAAYAKAREDLAQKFTNNLASKGHTARYGFNTQKNLYFVYLSYFTELKPALVEMQKVREKGEFTDAWVRVVSGEIDMASTTLINALKPDEKPTQPVVKPEEKTIPTISKEAAPKEVAVEEEITENPPIVQHNPMTLGNTEVFISLFNATNNRVVDGEVQVIDTERNRLMTTVKGNEYLILPDPKSKSGQLTLIGEVFGYRKLQHEINYPLPLADTVKPYVELMGTTLAIKFDMVRYHKGDKTTLYNVYFFNDAAIMRPESKYELTSLLQMMQENRNYKIRLHGHTNGNYHGKILGLGPDKNFFSMEGAVQQTGSSKELSAQRAETIKEYLVANGISADRIEIKAWGGKRPIYDKHSANAKKNVRVEVEILQE, via the coding sequence ATGAAGTATTTTTTACTTGTACTGTTATTAGCAGGAATTTTTTGCAGTACACCCGAGGCCAATGGCCAAACAACTGAGCTAAAGCCGGGTTACTATGTTACTGTTGCTGCTTATGCCAAAGCCCGTGAAGATTTAGCCCAAAAGTTCACTAACAATTTGGCCAGTAAAGGCCATACTGCACGCTATGGGTTTAACACCCAAAAGAACCTCTACTTTGTTTATCTCAGTTATTTTACGGAGTTGAAACCCGCGTTGGTGGAGATGCAAAAAGTGCGGGAGAAGGGTGAGTTTACCGATGCATGGGTACGCGTGGTATCGGGTGAAATCGATATGGCATCGACCACGTTAATCAATGCGTTGAAGCCTGATGAAAAACCGACCCAACCGGTCGTTAAACCGGAAGAAAAGACCATCCCAACCATCAGCAAAGAAGCTGCTCCAAAAGAAGTTGCTGTTGAGGAGGAAATCACAGAGAACCCGCCCATTGTGCAACATAACCCCATGACGCTCGGCAACACCGAAGTATTTATCAGTCTATTCAATGCTACCAACAATAGAGTGGTCGATGGCGAAGTACAGGTTATCGATACGGAGCGTAATCGGTTAATGACAACTGTTAAAGGGAATGAGTATTTGATCCTACCGGATCCGAAAAGCAAATCAGGCCAGCTTACTTTAATTGGTGAAGTATTCGGCTATCGGAAACTTCAACACGAAATCAATTACCCGCTACCGTTGGCCGATACGGTAAAGCCCTACGTTGAGTTGATGGGCACCACATTAGCCATCAAGTTTGATATGGTACGTTATCACAAAGGAGATAAAACTACTTTGTATAATGTTTACTTCTTTAACGATGCGGCCATTATGCGGCCAGAGTCGAAGTATGAGTTAACCAGCCTGCTTCAAATGATGCAGGAGAACCGGAATTATAAAATCCGCCTGCATGGCCATACCAACGGAAACTACCATGGTAAAATTTTAGGCCTCGGCCCGGATAAAAATTTCTTTTCGATGGAAGGGGCTGTACAGCAAACCGGCTCATCAAAAGAATTGTCTGCCCAACGTGCCGAAACCATAAAGGAATACCTGGTAGCTAACGGTATTTCCGCTGATCGAATAGAGATCAAGGCCTGGGGTGGCAAACGCCCCATTTATGATAAGCATAGTGCAAACGCGAAAAAGAATGTTCGTGTAGAGGTTGAAATTTTACAGGAGTAG
- a CDS encoding glycosyltransferase: MSFIPKYSVVVPVYNRPDELHELLESLTQQTLKNFEVIIVEDGSTNRSDGVVDEFREKLHIEYIFKPNSGPGPSRNLGFAHAKGEYFVVFDSDCIIPPTYFEEVDKVVTGNKPDAWGGPDRSHESFTPLQQAMAYTMSSVLTTGGIRGGKKHLGWFQPRSFNMGISKQVYKETGGFAFSRYAEDIELSIRMKKSGFKSVLIPEAFVYHKRRTTLQQFYQQVSNFGKGRVMVGRAHPGEVKLTHWLPALFTLGLAALLVLSIISSVWFFFGAVLYGMFSVAILIDSYQSNQSLVVALLSVPAAWVQLLGYGIGFLRERYNRNG, from the coding sequence ATGAGTTTCATTCCAAAATATTCTGTTGTGGTTCCGGTGTATAACCGACCGGATGAATTGCACGAATTGCTGGAAAGCCTCACACAACAAACGCTGAAGAACTTTGAAGTGATTATTGTGGAGGATGGTTCAACAAATCGTTCGGATGGTGTGGTGGATGAGTTCAGGGAAAAGCTGCATATCGAATATATCTTCAAACCCAATTCGGGCCCGGGCCCTAGCCGTAACCTGGGTTTTGCACACGCCAAAGGGGAATACTTTGTTGTGTTCGATTCCGATTGTATTATTCCTCCAACCTATTTTGAAGAAGTTGATAAAGTTGTAACCGGCAACAAGCCCGATGCCTGGGGTGGCCCTGATCGAAGTCATGAAAGTTTTACGCCACTTCAGCAGGCCATGGCTTATACCATGTCATCTGTTTTAACAACCGGTGGAATCCGCGGAGGCAAAAAGCATTTAGGTTGGTTTCAACCACGCAGTTTTAACATGGGCATTTCGAAACAGGTGTATAAAGAAACCGGAGGTTTTGCTTTTAGCCGTTATGCCGAGGATATTGAGTTGAGCATACGGATGAAAAAATCCGGGTTTAAATCGGTGTTAATACCCGAGGCGTTTGTTTACCACAAACGGAGAACGACATTACAGCAGTTTTATCAACAGGTTTCAAATTTTGGTAAGGGCAGGGTGATGGTAGGAAGGGCTCATCCGGGTGAAGTGAAACTTACGCATTGGTTACCAGCATTATTTACTTTAGGTTTGGCTGCTTTGTTGGTATTATCCATCATCAGTTCGGTATGGTTTTTTTTTGGCGCAGTCCTTTACGGGATGTTTTCAGTTGCTATCCTCATTGATTCATACCAATCTAACCAAAGCCTGGTGGTTGCTTTATTAAGTGTTCCGGCAGCGTGGGTTCAATTGTTAGGCTATGGGATTGGTTTTTTGAGGGAGCGGTATAACAGGAACGGTTAA
- a CDS encoding nuclear transport factor 2 family protein, which produces MKYLFILSLVLPVCAQAQKDYSNDVKSIDAIITALYEVISGDPCTARDWDRFRNLFTADARLIPTGKNAEGKITYRTMSPEDYVTMFTTRITTGFFEWELHRVTEEYGTIAHVFSTYETKEKKNGPVTNRGINSIQILKQNDRYAIMNIFWCPESAGFALPEKYLK; this is translated from the coding sequence ATGAAATACCTGTTTATACTTTCTCTTGTTTTGCCTGTCTGTGCACAGGCACAAAAGGACTACAGCAACGATGTAAAATCAATAGATGCAATTATTACTGCCCTTTACGAAGTCATCTCCGGTGACCCTTGCACGGCAAGGGATTGGGATCGCTTCAGGAATTTGTTTACAGCCGATGCACGGCTTATTCCTACCGGAAAAAATGCAGAAGGAAAAATCACGTATCGTACCATGTCGCCTGAAGATTATGTAACCATGTTCACTACGCGCATCACTACCGGATTTTTCGAGTGGGAATTGCATCGTGTTACGGAAGAATACGGAACGATAGCTCATGTATTCAGCACCTATGAGACCAAAGAAAAGAAAAACGGCCCGGTAACCAATCGCGGCATCAATAGCATTCAAATCTTAAAACAAAACGATCGCTATGCGATTATGAATATATTCTGGTGCCCCGAAAGTGCAGGGTTTGCGTTGCCAGAGAAGTATTTGAAGTAA
- a CDS encoding M20/M25/M40 family metallo-hydrolase — protein sequence MLRSIFISLFIFSAGVLSAQKSKPNDIIAIVEKHAVASFKDFYDLLSLPNDAHYPEDIEKNVQWCEAAFAKRNFTTKRLNTATVPLLLAERSVKKPTKNTRTVLIYLQIDGQPVNPSAWHQESPWKPTLKEKDAQGNWNTIAYERLYEGYNPDWRIFARATSDAKGPAVAFLASLDALAELKQEPNYNMKVIMDFEEELGSPQLPKAVEQYKNDLKADMLIIFDGPQHISNQPTLSFGARGICEITLTVFGPRQPAHSGNYGNYTPNPAMRLSQLLASMKDDDGRVTLPGFYDGVVLTEEEKRILRQVPDDEQEIRKFLGIAEPDKIGDNFQESIQYPTLNIRGMNSLFVGSKARTLIPAWATAEIDIRLVPSSDANRLIGLVRKHIEDKGYYIVATEPTEEERMKYPRIAAIQSSVSYGPFQTPFDSETGVWLSKAMTKAFGKEPIKIRMMGGSIPISPFVVTLGIPAVSVPTVNPDNNQHAENENIRVGNYVDAVKTFLQILTEKL from the coding sequence ATGTTAAGATCAATTTTCATTTCACTATTCATTTTCAGTGCTGGTGTTTTATCCGCACAAAAATCCAAACCAAACGACATCATTGCGATTGTTGAAAAGCATGCCGTGGCATCCTTTAAAGATTTTTATGATTTGCTGAGTCTGCCCAACGATGCGCACTACCCGGAAGACATTGAAAAGAATGTGCAGTGGTGCGAAGCAGCATTCGCAAAACGCAACTTTACCACCAAACGGTTAAATACTGCAACTGTGCCGTTGTTGTTGGCCGAACGTAGTGTTAAAAAGCCAACAAAGAATACCCGCACGGTACTGATCTACTTGCAAATTGACGGGCAACCCGTAAATCCTTCTGCCTGGCACCAGGAAAGCCCGTGGAAACCCACGCTGAAAGAGAAGGATGCACAAGGCAATTGGAACACCATTGCCTATGAACGTTTATACGAAGGCTATAACCCCGACTGGCGGATATTTGCCCGCGCCACTTCCGATGCCAAAGGCCCGGCCGTAGCTTTTCTTGCTTCGCTGGATGCACTGGCCGAACTCAAGCAAGAACCAAACTACAACATGAAAGTTATCATGGACTTTGAGGAAGAACTGGGTTCGCCCCAGCTTCCCAAAGCGGTAGAGCAATACAAAAATGATTTGAAGGCCGATATGCTCATCATCTTCGATGGTCCGCAACACATTTCCAATCAGCCCACCTTAAGTTTTGGCGCGCGCGGCATTTGTGAAATCACCCTTACGGTGTTTGGTCCACGCCAACCGGCCCACAGCGGTAACTATGGCAACTACACGCCCAACCCGGCCATGCGCTTATCGCAACTGCTCGCTTCCATGAAAGATGATGACGGTCGGGTTACCTTACCCGGTTTTTATGATGGTGTAGTGCTTACCGAAGAAGAGAAAAGAATACTTCGCCAGGTACCGGATGATGAGCAGGAAATCCGAAAATTTTTGGGTATTGCCGAGCCCGATAAAATTGGTGACAACTTCCAGGAATCCATTCAATACCCAACCCTGAATATCCGTGGAATGAACTCGTTGTTTGTCGGATCCAAAGCCCGAACATTAATTCCCGCCTGGGCTACTGCAGAAATTGACATACGACTTGTACCTTCCAGTGATGCAAACCGATTAATAGGACTGGTACGAAAACACATCGAGGATAAGGGCTATTACATTGTGGCTACAGAACCCACCGAAGAAGAACGCATGAAGTATCCTCGCATTGCGGCCATACAGTCGAGTGTTTCATATGGTCCGTTTCAAACACCGTTTGATTCTGAAACAGGTGTATGGCTGAGTAAAGCCATGACAAAAGCTTTCGGCAAGGAACCCATAAAAATCCGTATGATGGGTGGGTCCATTCCTATTTCACCATTTGTGGTTACGTTGGGCATTCCGGCAGTAAGTGTTCCAACAGTTAACCCCGATAACAATCAGCATGCGGAAAATGAAAACATTCGAGTGGGGAATTATGTGGATGCGGTGAAAACGTTTTTACAGATTTTAACCGAAAAGTTGTAG